The DNA sequence CGGTATCGGGGCCTATGCTGCCGGGCTGGTCTTCACGCATGTCGGCTTCAGCGGTGCCAGCGTGTTGCTCGCCATCGGCGTGGCTGTCGGCGCCACAGCTGTGGTGGCCGCACTGGCCGGCTGGCTGTCTTTCTATCGAGGCGCATCACCGTTCTTTGCCACCGTCATTTCGCTGGTGCTACCCATCGTACTGACCCAGTTGCTGCTCTCGGGCGGCACTTGGACTGGCTCTAGCTCGGGGCTGACCGGCTACGACAGCTTCGACTTTTCCATCGATGCCTGGTACTGGATCTCTGGGGGCATGTTGGCACTGGCGGCACTGGGCGGCTGGCTGCTAGTGCGCAGTGATAGCGGTCGACTTCTGGCCGCCATCCGCGACAACGAGCAACGATGCAGTTATCTGGGCATCAATACTGCACTGGTGAAGATCGCCTTGCTGATCGCCATGGCGGTGCTGGCCGGTCTGGCAGGATTGGGCTACGGCGCCTTCAGCGGCGTGGTCGCACCCGAGCTGACAGGCTTCGCTCTGGGCACCGAATTTATCATCTGGGTCGCATTGGGCGGTCGCGGCAGCTTGTGGGGACCATTGGTCGGCGCAGTGCTGATCAACGTCGCCACCGCTTATCTGAGCAGCAGTATGCCGTTCGTCTGGCAACTGATTCTCGGGGCCACATTCATCGTGGTGATCGTATTGCTGCCGCAGGGATTGGTACCCTTGCTGTTGCGGCCGTTCGGGCTAGGGTCTGCCAGCAGGCACCGGCCGCGTCTGCAGGAATGTGCGGACTCCAAGGGCGACGATCCTCAAGTCGACGCCATCCACATGCGCAACGTGGCGAAGAATTTCGGCCCGCTCAAGGTGCTCAGAGGTATCGACTTTACGGCGCGCGCCGGTGAGCTGGTCGGTCTGATCGGCCCCAACGGGGCTGGCAAGACCACTCTGATGCGCTGCATGAGCGATGGCGCCGAGCGCAGCGCTGGCAGCGTTGCGCTGTGCGGTAGCGATATCGCCAAGTTGCCGCCTCAGGCGTGTGTGCATCTGGGACTGGGACGCAAATTCCAGAACGCCAATATCTTCGAATCCTTGACCGTGGCGCAGTGCCTGCGCATTGCGCGCGTGCGACTGCAACGCCCGGCCCTGTTCAAACGCGCCGACACGCTGCATTTACCGCCTTATGCCCTGCACGTAATGC is a window from the Herbaspirillum rubrisubalbicans genome containing:
- a CDS encoding ABC transporter permease subunit — encoded protein: MLLFIGCGLLLLVAGPWLFDTYLQNILIKAYFMAIVAMTVDILWGYTGYLTFGQSAFFGIGAYAAGLVFTHVGFSGASVLLAIGVAVGATAVVAALAGWLSFYRGASPFFATVISLVLPIVLTQLLLSGGTWTGSSSGLTGYDSFDFSIDAWYWISGGMLALAALGGWLLVRSDSGRLLAAIRDNEQRCSYLGINTALVKIALLIAMAVLAGLAGLGYGAFSGVVAPELTGFALGTEFIIWVALGGRGSLWGPLVGAVLINVATAYLSSSMPFVWQLILGATFIVVIVLLPQGLVPLLLRPFGLGSASRHRPRLQECADSKGDDPQVDAIHMRNVAKNFGPLKVLRGIDFTARAGELVGLIGPNGAGKTTLMRCMSDGAERSAGSVALCGSDIAKLPPQACVHLGLGRKFQNANIFESLTVAQCLRIARVRLQRPALFKRADTLHLPPYALHVMRATGLDGMLDSIAGDLSHGQQQALELAMVLALEPRVVLLDEPTAGLTKTERTQIGAVLSSLAFKYRLCCLLVEHDLDFVQQIATRIVVLHQGTIIMQGSFEEVVNSELVKTIYSGSTHATGAQ